TAACAggccattttaaaaattttaaatcataaatgaccaaccaaaaaataagtttcaaaatcaaacatatattttagcgaacaaaaagaaaacctaTGAAACAGAGCTATATgcaatttttttgttgtcatcaCACAAATAATGAACTACTTCCACTACAACGtgactcttgttttttttaggtAGCCGACACACCATTACCTTGTTCTTTACCCCGCACATTCACCCCTATCTAGATTTATGAAATTGGAATCTTTCTAAGTAAAGGTCAATTTGTTAAATGTTAATGCCCTTTTTGATTCATTTgcccccccctcccccctctCTTCTCTGTGTGGTTCAGTAACAACACAGCCAAAAAAGAGTGGGCCAAGTTCAGGTTTCTCATTCTTTGTATGAATTGATGTGCATGTGTTTAGATGTATTTATCAGACACTGACAGCTCTTTTTATATCAATCATGCAATAAGCATGCTGCCAATTATGCCCCCCTTACCTATTTTCCTTAAAAGCTTTTATCTAAATCCCATCTCATTGTCCAACATGACACAGTGCCAATAAAGGTAGCTTCCACAAAAgaattgtgtttttattatGGCTTCTAAGTATTACTTCTTGGTGTAGAGTGTagtagacaaacaaaaacaaaactgttATTGTTATCAGTATTATTATGAAGTGTACAAGACTCTAATTCCAAAGGAGAAATAATTCTCCCTTTTCTGGACTTCACATTATTGTCAGTGGCTCTCTATCTCTATGATTGTAACAGTCTGGCTTGTGTTTCTAGGAAGGTGGGTGGGTTCTCCTTCTCAAGTCCTAGCTGTACCACCCAATGATATAAACCACAATAGAAAATCTCTTCATCCACTGGTTGGGGAATTCTTTTTTGATAGCTTATTGCTGTCTTATTTGTTGTTCACTGTTCTTTTTCTAGTATTAAAAATAGCTACCAAAACTAAggcttttttcctttcttcctttttcaaaATCTGATATATTTCTCATTGTATTCAATTTTCTATGTACTTGGATAGTCTATGATTAAGACCTTGTTGCAAAATTTCCCTCTCTGTCTTATTGGTTCAGTTCAGATATGGCATTCCATCTGTTGCAAGTTTGATTAGCAAACGTCTACAATTCTACATTTTCCATTGCAAAacgcttcctttttttttatatctttaaaacCCCATTTGGGAATTGGGAGAGTGATGCATATTGAAGCTGCCAAAACAACTAAAGATGGCAAATCTTGTTCCTGGGGTGCTTCTCAAACTTATGCAGCACATGAACACAGACGTGAAAGTAGCTGGTGAGCACAGGTCCTCGTTGCTGCAAGTTGTGAGCATTGTTCCAGCACTTGCAGGGGGTGAGTTGTTCCCAAATCAAGGATTTTATCTCAAGGTTTCTGATTCCTTGCATGCCACCTATGTCTCTCTCCCTGATGAACATGATGATCTCATCCTCAGTGACAAGATTCAACTGGGGCAGTTTGTTTTCGTGGATCGTTTGGAGGCAGCTTCACCAGTTCCTATTCTTCATGGGGTTAGGCCTGTTCCTGGGAGACACCCTTGTGTTGGAACCCCTGAGGACATTGTTGCAACAACTCACTCACTTGGGTTCCTTAGTAACGGCAAGGCTAACAAGAAAAGTCCTTGTTCTGGACCCTTGGACTTAGAGAGGTCCAAGTCTCCGAGGAAAGTGTTGAGCAATCACCATGTTggggagaaggagaagaaggagaaagtgAGATTGAATAATGAAGATCAATTAGACAAGAAAGCAATGCTGTTTGCTAAGAGTAAATCTCAGACAACAAAAGCAGCAGCAGCTAATGTTGCTGATGCGAAGAAGGAACCGTTGGCGAGATGGAAGTCATTGAATTCAAGGACCATTCCTTCTTCCCCCACTAGTTGCTATTCCTTGCCTACTTCTTTTGAGAAATTTGCCAATGGGGTCAAGCAGCAGGCAAATATCAAGGGAGTGGACAGGCTAACTGCTAAGGTGGGAGTGGTGGAGATAGGAAAGGGTGTCCGTGGAACCAGTCCAACCGGGAAGAGAATTTCCGTGGGAAACCCGATCAGAAATTTGGTTCAGGGAATTGAGCTTGGAGCTAAGGCGCTGCGTAAGAGCTGGGAAGGGAATATGGAAGTCAAGAAGAAAGATACATCCAAATTAAGGGCCGCCAAGTGTGATCCTAAGCCAGAGGTTCGTGGCTCAGTAAGTGTGATTCACAATTTGCCTTTTTGAACAACTCCTGATGTCAAGCTACAAGATTTTTTGgatttaattaatatcatttattccttaaaataaattaggctAACTAGTTTGCTGCTCTGAGATACTTGTATTTCATTACCTTTTATCTTTTGGGTCAATCAAACAGTTATGCTcttaattcaccaaaaaaaaaaagctgtgTTCTTACTTTCACTTTATGGCATTGCAGACTCCTAGGAGAAGTACTTCAAGTGAAAAGTTGCCCTCTAAAGAAGAGAGCAAGATGCAACCGCAGACAAAGTCCTCCAAGGAAGAGCACAAGACTCAAACATCTATAAAGAGAGTTATTGTCAGTGGAACAATGGAGGAACAAGAAAAACCAAGTAAGCAAAGAGTTCCTGTTGGAAAGAAATTGTCAGAAGCTTCTAACAATGGATTCCCTGGAAACTTGGTCAAAGTTTCTCCAAGTAGTAGAAAAGTGACAGATGCAAGTGTTCCATGGGCTTCACTCCCGTCATCTATTGCAAAGCTTGGGAGGGTAAATCTCCTGAAAacactttttttccttccacTTTTAGCTTTTTTGACTCTTTGCTGTCAAGTATATATGCTGAATGCTGAAGATAGTTATATGCAATCTTGTAATTTTCATTGACATGTTTTCAAATTTAGCTGAGGGTGAGCCTTGGCATAACAGTGAGGTTGCTGCCTTATGACCTGAAAGTAACAGGTTTAACTCTTGGAAACAACCTCTTTGTATGCGGGGATAAGGCTGTGTACATCTACCCTCCCCCGAGACCGAGACTAATTAGATGGGAGCCTAATA
Above is a window of Glycine soja cultivar W05 chromosome 12, ASM419377v2, whole genome shotgun sequence DNA encoding:
- the LOC114380419 gene encoding uncharacterized protein LOC114380419 isoform X2 codes for the protein MANLVPGVLLKLMQHMNTDVKVAGEHRSSLLQVVSIVPALAGGELFPNQGFYLKVSDSLHATYVSLPDEHDDLILSDKIQLGQFVFVDRLEAASPVPILHGVRPVPGRHPCVGTPEDIVATTHSLGFLSNGKANKKSPCSGPLDLERSKSPRKVLSNHHVGEKEKKEKVRLNNEDQLDKKAMLFAKSKSQTTKAAAANVADAKKEPLARWKSLNSRTIPSSPTSCYSLPTSFEKFANGVKQQANIKGVDRLTAKVGVVEIGKGVRGTSPTGKRISVGNPIRNLVQGIELGAKALRKSWEGNMEVKKKDTSKLRAAKCDPKPETPRRSTSSEKLPSKEESKMQPQTKSSKEEHKTQTSIKRVIVSGTMEEQEKPSKQRVPVGKKLSEASNNGFPGNLVKVSPSSRKVTDASVPWASLPSSIAKLGREVMKQRDAAQMAATEAIQEAAAAESLLQCLSVYAELSNSAKEQNPQPAVEEFLTLHASLNSARMIADLLSKSNPDDSSSDNERSITEEALKLKLDRQRRANSWVQAALSTNLSSFSIYNHEPLSSKLPVSTNSQNQKNILGSKPMLVMENSSEDSSKSHGKTRQTANSKTPHKTGDMLANGHKQLVQSPPEWVRGNGLDEVVDLADMLQLRSRDWFLVFVERFLDPDGDTSLSNNGQIAGMLTQLKSVNDWLDEIGSSKNEGEPCQIPAETIDRLRKKIYEYLLTHVESAAAALTGGSQSSPRIQTAEIKAKK
- the LOC114380419 gene encoding uncharacterized protein LOC114380419 isoform X1, which codes for MANLVPGVLLKLMQHMNTDVKVAGEHRSSLLQVVSIVPALAGGELFPNQGFYLKVSDSLHATYVSLPDEHDDLILSDKIQLGQFVFVDRLEAASPVPILHGVRPVPGRHPCVGTPEDIVATTHSLGFLSNGKANKKSPCSGPLDLERSKSPRKVLSNHHVGEKEKKEKVRLNNEDQLDKKAMLFAKSKSQTTKAAAANVADAKKEPLARWKSLNSRTIPSSPTSCYSLPTSFEKFANGVKQQANIKGVDRLTAKVGVVEIGKGVRGTSPTGKRISVGNPIRNLVQGIELGAKALRKSWEGNMEVKKKDTSKLRAAKCDPKPEVRGSTPRRSTSSEKLPSKEESKMQPQTKSSKEEHKTQTSIKRVIVSGTMEEQEKPSKQRVPVGKKLSEASNNGFPGNLVKVSPSSRKVTDASVPWASLPSSIAKLGREVMKQRDAAQMAATEAIQEAAAAESLLQCLSVYAELSNSAKEQNPQPAVEEFLTLHASLNSARMIADLLSKSNPDDSSSDNERSITEEALKLKLDRQRRANSWVQAALSTNLSSFSIYNHEPLSSKLPVSTNSQNQKNILGSKPMLVMENSSEDSSKSHGKTRQTANSKTPHKTGDMLANGHKQLVQSPPEWVRGNGLDEVVDLADMLQLRSRDWFLVFVERFLDPDGDTSLSNNGQIAGMLTQLKSVNDWLDEIGSSKNEGEPCQIPAETIDRLRKKIYEYLLTHVESAAAALTGGSQSSPRIQTAEIKAKK